gaagcagaagagcgGAAAGCACGCGAAGGCGACGCCAAGCGTCTAGATAGAGTAACTCACAGTCGGTCTGGTGAATATCCCGCGACCTGGAAATAGTTAGATGCCTATGCGGATCCCTCACTGCATCCCTTACGGGATTGTTGCGAGTGAGCCCGCAAACTGTTTacttcactcccttttttttgtttttttcttgattgtatgtgttgttggcacttttgtccacaaatcacattcaccattttctcAATAATTGTTGTGTGGCTCGGTTGTATTTATCGACAATGTGTGCCTCCATTTGTGTGAGGTGGTGCGGACTTGCCGTGTGCACACAcaatgtggttgttgtgcatgtgcacGTGTCTGTGCTTCCTTTAGCCACATGAACCTATAcgggtttcccctcttcattatctctgtttgctttctttctttccccttaaCCTCTCGCTCCTCTCACAATTCTGTACCCCTAGTGTAAAGCAAAATCCAAAGCTACACCTAGTTTTCTATTCATCCAATCTTTCGTGCAATCCGTCGTTTGAAGCAATGGCAACACCCAAACaggcagtgaagaaggcatCGAAGGGCGGGAGCAGCCGCTCTGTGAAGGCGGGGTTGATCTTCCCTGTGGGTCGCGTTGGTACGCTGCTGCGCCGCGGACAGTATGCCCGCCGCATCGGTGCTTCTGGCGCTGTGTACATGGCGGCTGTGCTGGAGTACTTGACTGCCGAACTGCTGGAGCTATCCGTGAAGGCTGCTGCCCaacagacgaagaagacgaagcGCTTGACGCCACGCACAGTAACCCTTGCTGTACGCCACGACGACGACCTTGGTGCGTTGCTGCGCAACGTGACCATGTCCCGCGGAGGTGTGATGCCGAGCCTCAACAAAGCTCtggcgaagaagcagaagagcgGAAAGCACGCGAAGGCGACGCCAAGCGTCTAGATAGAGTAACTCACAGTCGGTCTGGTGAATATCCCGCGACCTGGAAATAGTTAGATGCCTATGCGGATCCCTCACTGCATCCCTTACGGGATTGTTGCGAG
This portion of the Trypanosoma brucei brucei TREU927 chromosome 7, complete sequence genome encodes:
- a CDS encoding histone H2A, putative (Part of an H2 histone array. Number of copies in the array is uncertain.), encoding MATPKQAVKKASKGGSSRSVKAGLIFPVGRVGTLLRRGQYARRIGASGAVYMAAVLEYLTAELLELSVKAAAQQTKKTKRLTPRTVTLAVRHDDDLGALLRNVTMSRGGVMPSLNKALAKKQKSGKHAKATPSV